One window of the Salminus brasiliensis chromosome 1, fSalBra1.hap2, whole genome shotgun sequence genome contains the following:
- the plscr3a gene encoding phospholipid scramblase 1 — protein sequence MANLPPYGFAAPAYGIPAAPPGLEYLTQIDQILVHQKVELLEAIIGYETNNRYEIKNSMGQKIYSAKEQNDCCTRNCCGPNRSFDLKITDHAEQEVIHLVKPFRCTSCWCPCCLQEMEVQAPPGNPIGYVVQNWHPFLPKISLLGAARETLLTIEGPMCTISCCGDVDFDVKGKDGSVIGRISKQWSGLIQEGLTDADHFGINFPLDLDVRLKATLLGACFLIDFMFFENVGDSGQRCSVFG from the exons ATGGCGAATTTACCACCCTATGGGTTCGCTGCTCCAGCTTATGGTATACCTGCAGCTCCACCTGGACTGGAGTATCTCACACAG atCGATCAGATTTTAGTCCACCAGAAAGTCGAGCTTCTAGaag CTATCATCGGCTACGAGACGAACAACCGCTATGAGATAAAGAACAGTATGGGTCAGAAGATCTACAGCGCGAAAGAGCAGAACGACTGCTGCACACGCAACTGCTGCGGCCCCAACCGGAGCTTCGACCTCAAAATCACCGACCACGCCGAACAGGAGGTCATTCACCTAGTCAAACCCTTCCGCTGCACTTCCTGCTGGTGCCCCTGCTGCCTGCAAGAG ATGGAGGTTCAGGCTCCTCCAGGAAACCCAATCGGGTACGTGGTTCAGAACTGGCATCCGTTTCTGCCCAAGATCTCTCTGCTGGGAGCGGCACGTGAAACCCTGCTGACCATCGAGGGCCCGATGTGCACTATCAGCTGCTGCGGAGACGTTGACTTtgat GTGAAAGGTAAGGACGGCAGTGTGATTGGCCGGATCAGTAAGCAGTGGAGTGGACTGATTCAAGAGGGGCTGACCGACGCAGATCATTTCGGCATTAACTTCCCTCTGGATCTGGACGTCAGGCTGAAGGCCACTCTGCTGGGGGCCTGCTTCCTCATA gattTCATGTTCTTTGAGAATGTTGGGGACTCGGGTCAGCGCTGCAGTGTGTTCGGGTGA
- the senp3a gene encoding sentrin-specific protease 3a, translating into MRDSASGLAQTHWPDELTLTADEDGSASGGSIGGGHLMNPSAAQYAPSPAQLKLGRGAEDINTWGAEYTVPEEEEDEEELDGEEDEEMEEDGEAVDEDLSFRGNDTREGNCRLLVAALRPAHNQVGLKARDFTEYPSQAWPSGLGLSRQVRLGHRNRRCLSIRFRLAQQWRTWRQRARWVGSVGFRRTRWRTKRRRQRQPERALSHKELQNHQGDGDAADCSSNRLSVCKDGHGSVTPDGDGQNSPCGLPATRDRPNPQNQLSSEHISCVQGILDEFLQQYGSLIPIHVDEVVERLQSLFSESFSSPHRKVMVQHLMQSYQRMSGTAMMRDFRVNYKRHVLTMDDLSTLYGQNWLNDQVMNMYGDLVMDSVPDRVHFFNSFFYDKLRTKGYEGVKRWTKNVDIFQKKYLLIPIHLEVHWSLVCVNVLERTITYFDSQRTLNRRCPKHIAKYLLAEAIKRQQRDFYTGWRGLFKMNVARQNNDSDCGAFVLQYCKCLALEQDFSFGQQDMPKLRRLMYKELCHCRLSL; encoded by the exons ATGAGGGACAGTGCTAGCGGCCTAGCGCAGACGCACTGGCCCGATGAGCTAACGCTAACGGCGGATGAAGATGGCTCCGCCAGCGGGGGCTCAATCGGAGGGGGGCATCTGATGAACCCTTCGGCAGCTCAGTACGCGCCCAGCCCGGCTCAGCTCAAACTGGGCCGCGGGGCGGAGGACATTAACACGTGGGGCGCGGAGTACACCGTCcctgaagaagaggaggatgaggaggagctgGACGGAGAAGAAGATGAGGAAATGGAGGAGGATGGAGAGGCGGTGGATGAAGACTTGAGTTTCCGTGGAAACGATACAAGAGAAGGAAACTGCAGGTTGTTGGTGGCGGCCTTGCGGCCAGCGCACAATCAGGTAGGCCTTAAAGCCAGGGACTTTACTGAGTACCCCTCCCAGGCCTGGCCCAGCGGGCTGGGGTTGAGTCGACAGGTGCGGTTGGGCCACAGAAACCGGAGATGTCTCAGCATTCGGTTCCGACTAGCGCAGCAGTGGAGAACCTGGCGGCAGAGGGCGAGGTGGGTGGGGTCTGTGGGGTTCAGAAGGACTCGCTGGAGGACCAAGAGGAGGCGCCAGAGGCAGCCAGAGAGGGCGCTGTCACACAAAGAGCTGCAGAACCACCAAGGGGACGGAGACGCAGCAG ACTGCAGCTCAAACAGACTCTCCGTGTGTAAAGATGGTCACGGCTCCGTCACGCCGGACGGTGATGGACAGAACTCTCCCTGTGGTCTCCCAGCAACCCGAGACCGGCCCAACCCTCAGAACCAGCTCAGCAGCGAGCACATCTCCTGTGTACAAG GTATTCTGGATGAGTTCCTGCAGCAGTACGGCAGTCTGATCCCCATCCACGTGGACGAGGTGGTGGAGAGGCTGCAGAGCCTCTTCAGCGAGAGCTTCTCCAGCCCACACAG GAAGGTGATGGTGCAGCACCTAATGCAGTCGTATCAGCGCATGTCCGGAACGGCGATGATGAGGGACTTCCGGGTGAACTACAAACGCCACGTTCTGACCATGGATGACCTGAGCACACTGTACGGACAGAACTGGCTCAATGACCAG GTGATGAACATGTACGGAGATTTAGTCATGGACTCAGTTCCTGATAGG gtTCATTTCTTCAACAGCTTCTTTTATGATAAGTTGAGGACAAAAGGATATGAAGGTGTCAAACGGTGGACAAAAAAT GTGGATATTTTCCAGAAGAAGTATCTGCTGATTCCCATCCATCTGGAGGTCCACTGGTCTCTGGTGTGCGTCAACGTTCTCGAGCGCACCATCACCTACTTCGACTCTCAGAGGACCCTCAACCGCCGCTGCCCCAAG CACATCGCCAAGTACCTGCTGGCGGAGGCCATCAAGAGACAGCAGAGAGACTTCTACACCGGCTGGAGGGGCCTGTTCAAAATG AACGTGGCCCGGCAGAACAATGACAGTGACTGTGGAGCTTTTGTCCTGCAG TACTGTAAGTGCCTGGCGTTGGAGCAGGATTTCAGTTTTGGGCAGCAGGACATGCCGAAGCTGCGCCGGCTGATGTATAAGGAGTTGTGTCACTGCAGACTGTCCCTGTGA